In Nitrospira sp., the genomic window AGCTTCGGTGCGCAGATGGGATTTGGAATTCTCGTCTCAATCCTGGCCGGCATCGTCCTCTACTACACCTATCGATCATCCGCTCAGAACCAGCCGTAAGAGAAACTTGACTGTCGAATCGGCCCTCGGGATGCCCAAAGAAAACTTGGCTGCCTGCTTCAATTCCTTGTCTTATTGAGTTCTTAACCTTGTTGTTGCGCATAATTGTGCGTTATATTATACGCATCACTCAAACCCTGAGGTAACCCATGGCCGTAGCCTACAAGAAAGAAGAAATCCTCAGCGCATCTCGAGTCGCGCGCTCCTTTGGGAAAGTATTGACCGATCTGAAGGCTCAGCATCGGCGGCGGGTGGTCGTCCTCAAAAACAATCAAGTAGAAGCAGTGATTGTGCCGGTGGATGACTATGAAAAGATGGCAGAGGCGCTCGATCTCTTAGAGCACATGGAGATCCATAAAATTGTCACACGGCGGGCACGCAAGAAAGGGAAGAAACCCGTCCCACTGGAGGCGTTGCTGAAGGAGCAACGGCTTGCGGTATAGCGTCGTCCTGACTGCCTCAGCTGCCGAGGACTTCCGACATCTTGATGGATCGCTGAAAGAACCGGTTGCGAAGCAGCTCAAAAAACTCGAGACTTCACCACGCCTCGGCGAACATCTTGGCAATCGGGCAGGACTCGACCTCACCGGCTACTACAAACTCTACGCAGCGAAGAAATCCATCCGTATCGTGTATCGGATCATCGACCAAGAAGTCCTGGTGGAAGTCGTCGCCATTGGAAGGCGAGAATATCTCGCAGTCTATCAGGAAGCCCTCAAACGGTTACAACACCGGAAACGATAGGAAAGCTGTTCCTTCGAGACTTAATAGGGCGATCACGGTCTCTGCCTCATTGCCCAACCGCCTCTTGCATATCCACGGCCTCTCGCATCTATCACGCTCGGCCACATCATGTGGTAAGCACAGAAGGCGCTTTCCTGCAGGATTCAGGATCGACCCCAATTTCAATTCTTCCTTTCATGGCTCTCATATCGAGCAATGTGAGCTGAAAACTCTTGTAGCTCGTTAAGGCTGTCCGTGTCTGGTAGTGGAAAATCATCGCAGGGTAAGCCCTCCGTCATCGGGTATACAAGCGATTCGCAAGATCGCCGGGGCCAACGTGATAAACGAGACCGCTCGAACGTGGTTTCAACAGTGTAGTGCAATGTTGGGGCGAAGGCAGACCACCGGTCATCCAGGCACGACCTCTGTTCAGTATCTATGATCTCAATGTGCTCCAACTTCCTATTACTCCGTGTCAGCCACGCTGAGCGTAGCAGCTCCACTGCATCCTTACCCGAAGCTGGGGCGCCATACCCAAAGATCGTCAAAGTAAAAGCCTCTGCGAATAAGGCTTTAGCTGCGTCCCAGCTTCGACGGATATATAAACTACTCGAATAGTCCTTCCGCTCAATTGGATAGAGTAAAGGTACCTCTGTCAGTGTCTTGAGGCAATCTGGACAGTGTTCGCCTCGAGCACCCCAGCGGTCGTTGGTCAGGCACATTCCGATACGGACATTGCCATGGAGAAAGAAAATTTCTGGCAGAGGTACCGCGACGCGGTTTCTCTGATAAGCGTCGAATAGGAACGGGTCCCAGTTGAATGTAAATACGGCGTCTGTTGGTCTTAGTGAGACCAGAAGACGGTCATAGAGAGTTGCCTGGCTTGGAAGCGAGAGCGCAGCAAAATAGGCGTCGATGCACCGTTCGATTTCTCTTATCAGCTTCGAGGGAGAACGCTCCAAGGCTAACCGGCCATAGATGGCCTCAAAGTTCGTTTCCTTCTCATACGTTCGACCCGCTTTCTCAACCAACGACTGCAATCCGACGATTTCAACCAGGTCAGTCATTAACGGTATCCGCCGGCCAGCGGCGTCGCCGCTCGGAAATGCCGCCCGGCTCGCGCCTGCGCCCAGTAGCACAACATGGGGGCCGAGGTCTCGGGGACCTTCTATCAGCTGCTGACTTGTCACAAACATCGGTGATACTGATTGTCGTTGACCCGCAGGAACTCTGGTGAAGCCCAACGTTCTAACTCAGAAGCGTAGTGCTGGCCTGTCTGCGGAGAGTTCCTCGTGAACGATTGGTTGGGCCTTTAAAACCCAGGAGCACTTTTCGATCTTTCCTTTTCAAGCAACGATATTGCTAGCTGCGCTTGGTCTTTCCATTCCTTCGCCTGTGCTTCATTGAAAGAATTTTTCGCCCTCAAATCTTTAACTTCCGACTCAAGGCCATTGACATAGAGAAAGGTGGCAATCCCACTTAGGCTAGCCAAGGCGACACCAGTAACGCCAACAATCTTTTCCAAGATACCATATGATTGGATCCAGCCTACCCAGACAAGAAGCGTAGCTCCCCAAAGGTACATCAATCCGAGGCCAATCAAGCCCGCGTAACGCTCTGGAATGAGTTGACTCATTTCTGTGTCCTTCTATATGGCCCAACAATTTTTAAATGCACTTTCAAGATCGACCAACGATTGAGGACCAGAGTACGATTTTGAGAAATGGTTGCGCCATTTAGAAATCCGTAAAGACACTACCTCGTTTTGTTCTGCCTCGTATCATCAGGATCCTACATGAATATACAAGAGTGTAATATTGAGAGAACGGCTTTCTTCATTTGAAGCTGATGGTCAAATCAGCCCGCGCTTCTGCAGGTAGTCTGTATCGATGCTGATAGTGGGTTTCGGCAGCTGGCCACGTTCTTGGAGCAGACGCTCGACGTACTTGCCGATGAGGTCGGATTCAAGATTCACAGTATCGTTCACCTGCTTAAGGCCCAGTATCGTCACCTTCGCCGTGTGCGGAATGATGGCGACGCTGAACCCATGCTCGGTCACCGCATTGATCGTGAGACTGATGCCATCGACGGTAATGGAGCCCTTTGTGACGCAATAGCGCAGGATCTCCGGAGGCGCTCCGATGGTGAACACGATGGCATTGCTGTCCTGCTGCCGGCTGCGAATGACACCCACCCCATCCACATGACCGGCCACCAGATGCCCGCCGATGCGTTCGTTGAGCTTCATGGCCCGTTCGAGATTGACCGGCATGCCCACGGCGAAGCCGCCGAGCGTCGACACCGAGAGTGTTTCAGGCGAGACTTCTACGGAGAAATCGCGCTCGCTTCTCGAGACGACCGTGAGACAGATTCCATTCACGCTCACGCTGTCACCGATCTTCAGGTCGTCCATCACGGTCGAGGCCAGAATCGTGAGCCTGGCTCCCGCAAGCGTTTTCCTCAGGACAGTCACAGCGCCCATTTCTTCAACAATGCCAGAGAACATACAAAAGCCCTCGGATGATGGCCGCCGGTCATGAACCGTACATCAATGACTCCAGCGACCGAAAAAGTTTTCGCGGTCCCATTATAGCGACTTCGTCCTAATTCTTCCTCATGGCCAACCAGAAAACAA contains:
- a CDS encoding type II toxin-antitoxin system Phd/YefM family antitoxin, encoding MAVAYKKEEILSASRVARSFGKVLTDLKAQHRRRVVVLKNNQVEAVIVPVDDYEKMAEALDLLEHMEIHKIVTRRARKKGKKPVPLEALLKEQRLAV
- a CDS encoding addiction module toxin RelE — translated: MRYSVVLTASAAEDFRHLDGSLKEPVAKQLKKLETSPRLGEHLGNRAGLDLTGYYKLYAAKKSIRIVYRIIDQEVLVEVVAIGRREYLAVYQEALKRLQHRKR
- a CDS encoding riboflavin synthase → MFSGIVEEMGAVTVLRKTLAGARLTILASTVMDDLKIGDSVSVNGICLTVVSRSERDFSVEVSPETLSVSTLGGFAVGMPVNLERAMKLNERIGGHLVAGHVDGVGVIRSRQQDSNAIVFTIGAPPEILRYCVTKGSITVDGISLTINAVTEHGFSVAIIPHTAKVTILGLKQVNDTVNLESDLIGKYVERLLQERGQLPKPTISIDTDYLQKRGLI